The sequence CCTCACTGGCCCCACAATGAATAAGTTATCacatctgtttttttttttttttaatacaaacttttactttatcaattattataaattatcacacCAATTAATCATTTGATGTATatcaacttatttgtattatagtgatactaatttattgaattatgtaataaattaatttttataagtgcaggtttagactttaaagttttttaaaaaatccacttaaaatttttgctTAAGGCCCCCAAAATTGTTGAGTCGGTCCTGTTATGAAGTGATTTCTTTAGGTACCTGTATATATGAATGCTTTCTTTAAGTACATATTTAATTCATActcatcatttttcttttctttttttggaaatatagaTAGATAACCCATCACTTCTTGCTGCCATAATGGGGGCAGCTACATCTATTATTTCTTTGGGTGATATTCTTTGTAGAGGTGATATGTGTTGTCTCCATCATATAAGGATGAGACCCATTGCTTTTTATGTGCTATGCAAAATTTTGAGTGAGAATAATCTACTTCAAGAGACCATTCATATGTCCATTAAAGAAcaagtgttaatttttttacacaCTATTGGACATGATGTGAGGTTTCGAGTTGTTGGTGGGAGGTTTTATAGATCAGTTGAGACAGTGCACCGATACTTTAGGCATGTCCTTAGAGCTATTTTGCAATTATACAAACACATGATTAGAGAGCCTGACAAAGATGCACCCTTGGAGATAAGATATAGCAGCATAGCAGCAGGTTTAACTCCTATTTTAAGGTAAATTCCAAAGGcttttattttcctcttttatttttatataaatataaagatataagaTAAATGTAACTTATATTGGTCGTAATTAGGATTGTGTGTGAGCAATTGATGGAACTCATGTTCGTGCATTTGTTCCAATTCAAATACAAGGAAGGTTTCGTGGCCAAAAGGATGGAACAACACAAAATGTCCTCGCTGCTGCTACCTTTGACTTAAAATTCACTTATGTATTAGCTGGTTGGGAAGGAAGTGCACATGATTCACATGTCTTAAATGACTCACTCTTTAGGCCAAGGGGATTAAAAATTCCTGAAGGTATTATAGGAATAGAAAGTGATTTTATTATGGATAATAGCTTTTggagtgattttttttccttttgactACGAATGTGTTGGTAAATATTATCTCGGTGATGCTGGTTATGGAGTTCGAAAAGGAATTATATCCCCTTATCGTGGTGTTCATTACCATTTGAAAGAGTTTAGTGACAACCCGCCAAGAAATGACAAAGAATTATTCAATCTTCGCCATTCTTCTTTACGCACTAGCATTGAGCAttgttttggggttttgaaGAAAACGGTTCCGTGTGTTAGATGCAGAACCTTTTTGGTCATTCCCAACACAAGTAGATGTAGTCTTAGCTTGTTGCATAATTCACAATCATATAATAGGAGTTGACCCTTTAGACTCAATTATGAGCAATGGGCTTCGTGGTAGTCCACTTGCAAATGACAGTACAAGTAGAAGAGTCCAACGATCACAAAGGGAAGTCcaagaagaaaatagagaatgggttcaaaaacgggatgatattTGTCGTAAAATGTGGGAGGATTATAATGCTATGGAGTGATTTCATACTCTTTATATTAGTTGGTTGtgtaatggatttttttttggtttcatattATCAAGACTTTTATGctacaattatttttgtttggcatGCACGCATCCAGTTCATATTTtgtattgaatattatttatattcttctttcattttgtctcatttttcttgtaaATATCATTGTAATAGAATTGCAATGGGAAATAAAAAGGATACTCAGAAGATCAAGGACACCAAGACCAACTTTAGGTGGtcacaaccaatgcaaaatttATTACTTGAGATACTTGTAGACGAGGCTCTTCATGGAAACAAGCAATCCAACACATTTAAACATGCATCATATGCTAAAGTAGCTGAAGCAATTACTGAGAAATTTATGACTGAATGTACTCCAAAGCATGTGGAACATCGCTTTAAAACACTTAAAACCAATTGGAATAAAATTGCATTACTTCGTAATAAGAAAAGCAGGTTTGGATGGAATGATGATTTGAAAATGATCACCTGTGATAGGACAATGTATGATGAAGAAGTTGAGGTAagaaacttttattattttattttataggtagAAACTTTTTAGTTTGTATCATtgtaaagtttaaattttttcattattcTTATTGCTCCCATATTAGTTTTTggctcttttcctttctttttttttttaattgtttcttttcctttctttacaCAGGCACATCCAAATCATGCacaatttctataaaaaaaaatt is a genomic window of Quercus lobata isolate SW786 chromosome 2, ValleyOak3.0 Primary Assembly, whole genome shotgun sequence containing:
- the LOC115964640 gene encoding uncharacterized protein LOC115964640; the encoded protein is MGNKKDTQKIKDTKTNFRWSQPMQNLLLEILVDEALHGNKQSNTFKHASYAKVAEAITEKFMTECTPKHVEHRFKTLKTNWNKIALLRNKKSRFGWNDDLKMITCDRTMYDEEVEDMATGGFSKGVGDIGVEALDDSPPLVDADVDDISKKK